The Montipora capricornis isolate CH-2021 chromosome 3, ASM3666992v2, whole genome shotgun sequence genome includes the window ATGTATTCACTTTTCAATGACTTTGAAAGTGTGGCCACCAATGTAATGGTGGCATTTAACCAAGGCCAAAGGATTTTTAAAAATGCCAAAGGCATTGAATGTCTTCCAGTGTAAATAAAGCCACAGAAGAGATGCTCTTCTGTAATGAAGGACCATGATAATAACGTGTTGTTGCAAGCGAGCAAATCATTTAGAAATTACCTGAACACAAAGAATGGCACACCATTAAACAAACATTGAAATTACTTGATTACTTTGCATAAAACAATGTTAACCATTAAGTATGTTATTTGATTTAAGGACAACTTGAGTCTGAAAGGTTAATGCAAGCATACTGCGCTTTCTTCGGTCAATATTACCCCATCTATTTTGCTCTGACAAAATAAACCCTGACAAAATTCATGGCCAGCTGTCAAAAAGAAAACTTCATGCTGGAAATGCCTGACCTTGCACTGCTCCAAGTGTCCTTtgttaaaaattattaaatttctcATTaccacaataataattatttttaagctCTTTTAATATCGTCCAAACCTTACAACATACAAGCATAATGAGTGGAATTGATCCACTGATTTCTTTGTCAGAGGTCAATAGATGAGTGAACATTTCACTTACCGAAGAAAAGTCAGCTAAATCACTTTTGCCATCTTCGTAACCCAATCTGTGTTTTCAATATTAGTGAATTAAAGTACTTAGTAATTGGTTGATTTATAATTCAACTCTAGTAAAACCCACGCACTTAATACTAATCGCCCATTGTTCCATAAACTACCGGTATTGTTTACAAAATGTGTATGCTtttcaagaaaattaattagGGTTTTCTTTGGTTTATCAATTATTACATGAAAGCTCGAGTCACTGGAGGTGATTCTTAGTCGCTACCCTTGTGCTTAGCAATCTCCCAGAGAAGGGGGGCCCCCATAACTTCAAATAATGCATGCTGAGGAgttagatttatttttttagatcATTTTCAGTACCATGCTGCAATGTTGTAACGAGTTCAGTGAACACAGTTTGGGAAGTGGAAGTTACAAGggtcaaattaattttgaatgCTGATGACCAattcaaaatgattttaaaagttATCACATTTCTGGTTGCTTCTGTTTGGAGTGACAATATTTAATTTGCAGcccagaataataataattattctctaAGAGATGGTATGCTCAAATTGAAAACAAGCAGAATCACTGGTTACTCTGACATCTTGTAGTTTATAGATCAGGTTTAAGGCAAgcaagaaaaacctttttttttttaaatgctaaAAACTTGTAAAAAAGTGATCAGTGTTTATTaacttgtttttcctttttaacttatTACTCTGTCACATtgcaaataaatgaaacaaGCAATGAAACAAGCAAGGCTATCAATAGCCAAAAGTGAGTAATCCATTCTTGTACAAATAGGTTgatactttttttcaaaaaagaattcataaaataattaaagcCATTTTAACACACCTTGTAATAAGCCTTTCATCTTCATCTCCGAATTCTCCACCCATGAGAGATGGCTCTCCAACCACCATGACATCTTGAGTTGCTATTGCGAAACCTGGTGTGCTTGGGGACTTCTTCTTACTCGATGTACTATTCATTCCAGTGTTAGGAGTTGATGAATTCGCAGTTGCTGGCTTGCGTTTCCGCCTCGTCCTTGTTGGACGCGTAGTATCTGCtggaagaaatacagcaaacTGTTGTACCCGTACAGATACTTCTTCTGCTAAACTAGCATGTTGCATTACGACCTCACCCAAGACAAAAATGCACCTAACAAGTGCCTGGTAACTTTGAAATGGTTATGACCACAAGTGAGTTCAATGGTTATTTCAACAGAGGAGAATTTAACAACACAGCACAGGTCATAGAGTTAAAATAAGCATAGGGAAAAACGTTTTCTTATCTCCTTCTTTTAAGTGCTATCACCttgggtggatccaggattttgtTTAAGAGGGAGAGCAGGGAGAGGCTAAAGAACTGTACACTAAAGGCTTGGGTAGTCTGCAGACATGACCCCTGTCAGAATTTGAGATTTCTCCATTTTATAATATTCTTGCACACATCCCCATGGTGAGCTACAATAGGTGAAGCTAGGTCAGACAAGGACTACAATTAGTAAGCAAATTTGCTTGTCCACAAGTTTCCTTTCAGTCTAAGGAGTTAAACAAAACCACCCCTAGATCTGCCCCAGTGTCACTTTTGGCATTTAGCAGCTTTGAAACTGTCAGTCTACAGACTTCTTTCTCGACTTGGACACTGAAAAAGGAAAATGGGCAGAAGACCACAATAGTCTTTGGTAACCTTTCACAgtaaagcaaaaaaattgtaaatgtgTCACAAAGGATTAGCCATGGACCACAAGCTGATTTGTTTTTAGATATCCAAACTGAAAAAACTCTATAATATAACGACCTCAGGATGGAGTTTTACCACAAGATGTGCAAAGAACAAAACTAGAGACAATACTGGCCTTTCATTGGGCTTCCTAGTGGTaaataaatttttctttaaattggaACAGTTTACTatgaataatttaataataagaTTCACCCCCtgcactttaaaacaaaaaaaccagaaTTCTATAAATGCACAAGGAAATAGAAGCAACCTTGTGTATCAATAATGATTGtcttacattttgttcaaatctgCTCATTTTACCTAAACTTTTTCCTTCCCCTATAAACTAGCCatcttttaaccctttcacgcCCAATAGtgacacttaaagattttactctaatgccagacgattttactcgtcaatgggaagcCCCTCAGAAGTGAAAGGGTTACAACATGAAGCTGAACAATATTCAGCTGGTTTAGACAATAAACTCAGCTTTACTTGAATAACTATTTTGGGTCACAGAAAATGCATTGCATCTTCAAACAGGAAACAATTCAAGGCATGAAACtttgcaaatttagttttgttttctctggtcttgaaaacatgtttagaGATCAGTTTTTCAGAATAAAACAGATCTTAGCCTCACAAAGAGCCTATCGGCCCAAACCATTATCTGGGCTTTACTAACAGAAACAGGTCCCATTCTACCACAGGAAGCCCAACTGACACAGAAAGACTATGGCAAGACTTTTTCCCCCAAACAAAAGTAATCTActaatggaaaggaaaggaactttatttatttacaggaAAAGCACTATATCTAGTGTCTAgtattctagcgctggagcacaaattggggacactgtaaattgaaaccAACAAATTGACGCAAATCAAATCCAAGGACATCTTGTGGTAAAGCTCCATCATGAGTTGAACTGAGGCTGACCTTTTTTTGAAGCAGGCTGCCCAGTCAGTGTTCTGTCAAGAAGTTTAGGAAAAGGGGATCCTTTTGAGGAGAAACAAGTATATATGAGATGTTCCAGGATTTGATGAAGGAAGTAAAAGGAAAATGGTTTAAACCCAGAAATGACAGACCTTGATGGAATTTGATCATCAGGCCAAGTGTAAACCAGAGAAGAACTGGTTTATGACTGGTGTTTTGACAACCTCAGCTGAAGTCAATTTCAGAGTCTAGAGTCAACCCTTGACTCCGAAGACAAGTTT containing:
- the LOC138043915 gene encoding LIM domain-binding protein 2-like isoform X1, whose translation is MYAPPEYNQGDMMWQPNTPTTPGSPFPKLLDRTLTGQPASKKDTTRPTRTRRKRKPATANSSTPNTGMNSTSSKKKSPSTPGFAIATQDVMVVGEPSLMGGEFGDEDERLITRLENTQYDASNGVGDDGDFGNSPMSGSPSLWSTDRKPNQDDNPGD
- the LOC138043915 gene encoding LIM domain-binding protein 2-like isoform X4; this encodes MYAPPEYNQGDMMWQPNTPTTPGSPFPKLLDRTLTGQPASKKADTTRPTRTRRKRKPATANSSTPNTGMNSTSSKKKSPSTPGFAIATQDVMVVGEPSLMGGEFGDEDERLITRLGYEDGKSDLADFSSIGEHSI
- the LOC138043915 gene encoding LIM domain-binding protein 2-like isoform X2; this encodes MYAPPEYNQGDMMWQPNTPTTPADTTRPTRTRRKRKPATANSSTPNTGMNSTSSKKKSPSTPGFAIATQDVMVVGEPSLMGGEFGDEDERLITRLENTQYDASNGVGDDGDFGNSPMSGSPSLWSTDRKPNQDDNPGD
- the LOC138043915 gene encoding LIM domain-binding protein 2-like isoform X3, producing MYAPPEYNQGDMMWQPNTPTTPDTTRPTRTRRKRKPATANSSTPNTGMNSTSSKKKSPSTPGFAIATQDVMVVGEPSLMGGEFGDEDERLITRLENTQYDASNGVGDDGDFGNSPMSGSPSLWSTDRKPNQDDNPGD